A region from the Vicia villosa cultivar HV-30 ecotype Madison, WI linkage group LG3, Vvil1.0, whole genome shotgun sequence genome encodes:
- the LOC131660041 gene encoding aspartate aminotransferase 1, translating to MRPPVILEPSTTFSPSYSSPTDRRLNTLARHLSDFPDQNQMASNISPSPTASSDSVFAHIVQAPEDPILGVTVAYNKDQSPIKLNLGVGAYRTEEGKPLVLDVVRRVEHQLLNDLSRNKEYIPIVGLADFNKLSAKLIFGADSPAIQANRVSTVQGLSGTGSLRVGGEFLAKHYHQRIIYLPLPTWGNHTKIFSLAGLTVKTYRYYAPATRGLDFQGLLEDLGSAPSGSVVLLHACAHNPTGVDPTLEQWEQIRQLIRSKSLLPFFDSAYQGFASGSLDADAQPIRLFVADGGELLAAQSYAKNMGLYGERVGALNIVSKSADVASRVESQLKLVIRPMYSSPPIHGASIVAAILKDRDLYNDWTIELKAMADRIISMRQQLFDALRARGTPGDWSHIIKQIGMFTFTGLNPEQVSFMTKEYHIYMTSDGRISMAGLSSRTVPHLADAIHAAVTRVA from the exons TCAAATGGCTTCTAACATTTCTCCTTCTCCAACCGCTTCTTCTGATTCCGTTTTCGCTCACATCGTTCAAGCTCCCGAAGATCCTATCCTCGGG GTAACTGTTGCTTACAACAAAGATCAAAGTCCTATTAAGCTCAATTTGGGGGTTGGTGCTTACCGAACTGAG GAAGGTAAACCCCTTGTGTTGGATGTAGTGAGGCGAGTTGAACACCAACTGTTGAACGACTT GTCACGCAATAAGGAGTATATTCCAATTGTTGGGCTAGCTGATTTTAACAAATTGAGTGCCAAGCTTATTTTTGGTGCAGACAG CCCTGCTATTCAAGCGAACAGGGTTAGCACTGTTCAAGGCTTATCCGGTACTGGTTCTTTAAGAGTTGGGGGTGAATTTTTGGCTAAGCACTATCACCAA CGGATTATATACTTGCCACTACCTACTTGGGGAAATCATACAAAGATTTTTTCCTTGGCAGGTTTAACTGTCAAAACATATCGCTACTATGCTCCAGCAACACGGGGGCTTGACTTCCAAG GACTTCTAGAGGATCTTGGTTCTGCCCCATCTGGATCTGTTGTTTTGCTACATGCATGCGCACACAACCCCACGGGTGTTGATCCAACACTTGAACAGTGGGAGCAGATTAGACAGCTCATAAGATCAAAATCTCTATTGCCTTTCTTTGACAGTGCTTATCAG GGTTTTGCCAGTGGAAGTCTAGATGCAGATGCACAGCCTATTCGTTTGTTTGTTGCTGATGGTGGTGAATTGCTGGCAGCCCAGAGTTATGCAAAGAACATGGGTCTTTATGGTGAACGTGTTGGTGCCTTGAATATT GTCAGCAAGTCAGCTGATGTTGCAAGCAGGGTTGAGAGCCAGCTGAAACTTGTGATTAGGCCCATGTACTCAAGTCCTCCCATTCACGGTGCATCCATCGTGGCTGCCATTCTCAAGGACCG GGATTTGTACAATGACTGGACTATTGAATTGAAGGCAATGGCTGATCGCATTATCAGTATGCGCCAACAACTTTTCGATGCTTTACGTGCTAGAG GTACACCAGGTGATTGGAGTCACATTATCAAGCAGATTGGAATGTTTACTTTCACAGGATTGAATCCTGAGCAAGTTTCCTTCATGACTAAAGAGTATCATATCTACATGACTTCTGATGG GAGGATTAGCATGGCTGGTTTGAGCTCCAGAACAGTCCCACATCTGGCGGATGCAATCCATGCAGCTGTTACCCGAGTTGCCTAA